From the Simplicispira suum genome, the window GTCCGCTGGCGCTGGACGCCGCCGAATGGAACGCGTTGCTGGCACAGCAAGGGCACGTCACTCCATTTATGCGCCATGAATATCTGGCTGCGCTGCACACGAGTGACAGCGCCGTGCCTGCGACTGGTTGGCACGCACGCTACCTGACGCTTGAGCAGGAAGGCCGATTGGTTGCCGCCTGCCCGCTGTACCTGAAAGAGCACTCCTACGGCGAGTACATATTCGACTGGGCCTGGGCACGCGCCTACCAGGAACACGGCCTGCACTACTACCCCAAGGCCCTGATCGCCGTGCCCTTCACCCCGGTGCCAGGCACCCGCCTGCTGGCGCGCGATGAATTTGCGCGCACGGCCCTCCTTCGTGCGGCAGTGGCTTGGTGTAAGGAGCAGTCTTTGTCTTCCCTGCACCTGCTTTTTGGCAGCGATGAGGACATGGCGGCAAGCAGAAATGTTGGGCTGATGCAGCGCACCACGGTGCAATTCCACTGGAACAACCGTGCGCCAGACGGTGGAAAATTCCGTGATTTCGAGCATTTTCTCGGCGCCCTTACCCAGGACAAGCGCAAGAAAATCCGCCAGGAACAGCGCCGCGTGCGGGATGCAGGCGTGCGCTTTCGCTGGGCGCGCAGCACAGACATTGCAGTTGCCGACTGGGAGTTCTTCTACCGCTGCTACGAACGCACCTATCTGGAGCACGGCAACCCGCCCTACCTCAGCCGTACCTTCTTTGAGCGCATGGCGCAAGACATGCCGGACGCCTGGCTGCTGTTCATTGCCGAGCGGGGGGGACAGGCAATAGCTACCAGTTTGATAGCGATCAACGCAGACCCATCAAGCGCTGGAGGCCAAAATGTATTGAATTTCCCGTCGCCAACAGCCTACGGACGCTACTGGGGAGCGCTGGAGCGCGTCGACAGCCTGCACTTCGACGCCTGCTACTACCAGCCGCTCGCCTGGTGCATTGCGCATGGATTGGGCGCCTTCGAGGGCGGCGCACAAGGTGAGCACAAAATGGCCCGCGCGCTGATGCCTGTGGCCACGCACAGCGCCCATTGGCTGGCGCACCCGGCCTTTGCCGACGCGGTGGAACGCTTCCTGGAGCGCGAAGATGCCGGCATGGCGGCGTATGTGGAAGAACTGCGGGCGCACACACCCTTTCGCACTGCAACGCGCCCGGCACCAAACCCCTGATTGCAACGCGGCGGTGCGTCCCATGCAGTTGCCAGCCCGTCCAAAGATGCATATCATGTACATCTAATAAAACCAGCCATTTCCACGATGCCCGTTACCACCCCAACCGCTCTGCTCTGCTCCCCGACGCCCGAGGTCTGCCATGGGCGCGTCTGACCAAGAGGCGCCTCTGGCGCAAGCGCTGGAGCGTTCCTATCAGCACGGTTTCACTACCGACATCGAATCCGACTCGCTGCCGCCAGGCCTCGACGAAGGCACGATCCGCGCCATTTCCCTGCGCAAGCGCGAACCGG encodes:
- a CDS encoding GNAT family N-acetyltransferase gives rise to the protein MAEKAIITRVHTSPLALDAAEWNALLAQQGHVTPFMRHEYLAALHTSDSAVPATGWHARYLTLEQEGRLVAACPLYLKEHSYGEYIFDWAWARAYQEHGLHYYPKALIAVPFTPVPGTRLLARDEFARTALLRAAVAWCKEQSLSSLHLLFGSDEDMAASRNVGLMQRTTVQFHWNNRAPDGGKFRDFEHFLGALTQDKRKKIRQEQRRVRDAGVRFRWARSTDIAVADWEFFYRCYERTYLEHGNPPYLSRTFFERMAQDMPDAWLLFIAERGGQAIATSLIAINADPSSAGGQNVLNFPSPTAYGRYWGALERVDSLHFDACYYQPLAWCIAHGLGAFEGGAQGEHKMARALMPVATHSAHWLAHPAFADAVERFLEREDAGMAAYVEELRAHTPFRTATRPAPNP